In Peromyscus maniculatus bairdii isolate BWxNUB_F1_BW_parent chromosome 21, HU_Pman_BW_mat_3.1, whole genome shotgun sequence, one DNA window encodes the following:
- the LOC102914316 gene encoding uncharacterized protein LOC102914316 isoform X1, translated as MLWENSAVTYDDVHVDFTWEEWNLLDPSQKNLYKYVMLETYRNLITIGYSWKDHNIEEHCQSSRRHERKERSQTGEKPSIYTQCVKAFAHLSTLQLHEKTHTKVKPYECNQCGKAFACISNLQMHQRTHIGEKPYECNQCGKAFAQHSTLKMHKRTHTGEKPYECNQCDKAFAQLSHLQMHQRTHTGEKPYECNQCGKAFAYVSNLQMHQRTHTGEKPYECTQCDKAFAQHSHLQMHQRTHTGEKPYECTQCDKAFARHSHLQRHKRTHTGEKPYECNQCGKAFVCHSHLQMHKRTHTGEKPYECTQCDKAFAQHSHLQRHKRIHTGEKPYECNQCGKAFVCYSHLQKHKRTHTGEKPHECNQCGKAFAQHSHLQMHKRTHNGEKPYECNECGKAFACHKSFQSHKRTHTGEKPYECNQCNKAYACQKSLQMHKITHTGEKPYECNQCAKAFAYVSSLQMHQRTHTGEKPYECNQCAKAFAQHSHLQRHKRTHTREKHYECNQCGKAFTCMSNLKNHEKKSYCKETL; from the exons atgCTCTGGGAGAAT AGTGCAGTGACCTATGATGATGTACATGTTGACTTCACTTGGGAAGAGTGGAatttgctggatccttcccagaagaatctctacaaatatgtgatgctggagacctacAGGAATCTCATTACTATAG gATACAGTTGGAAAGACcataatattgaagaacattgtcaaagttctagaagacatgAAAG gaaagaaagaagtcaaactggagagaaaccttcAATATATACTCAATGTGTTAAAGCCTTTGCACATCTTAGTACTCTTCAATTGCATGAAAAAACACACACTAAAGTGAagccctatgaatgcaatcagtgtggtaaagcctttgcatgcaTCAGTAATCTTCAAATGCATCAAAGAACACAtattggagagaaaccctatgaatgtaatcagtgtggtaaggCCTTTGCACAACACAGTACTcttaaaatgcataaaagaacgcatactggagagaaaccctatgaatgtaatcagtgtgataaagcctttgcacaactcagtcatcttcaaatgcatcaaaggacacatactggagagaaaccctatgaatgtaatcagtgtggtaaagcctttgcatatgtCAGTAATCTTCAAATGCatcaaagaacacatactggagagaaaccctatgaatgtactcagtgtgataaagcctttgcacaacacagtcatcttcaaatgcatcaaagaacacatactggagagaaaccctatgaatgtactcagtgtgataaagcctttgcacgacatagtcatcttcaaaggcataaaagaacacatactggagagaaaccctatgaatgtaatcagtgtggaaaagcctttgtatgtcacagtcatcttcaaatgcataaaagaacacatactggagaaaaaccctatgaatgtactcagtgtgataaagcctttgcacaacacagtcatcttcaaaggcataaacgaatacatactggagagaaaccttatgaatgtaatcagtgtggtaaagcctttgtatgtTATAGTCATCttcaaaagcataaaagaacacatactggagagaaaccccatgaatgtaatcagtgtggtaaagcctttgcacaacacagtcatcttcaaatgcataaaagaacacataatggagagaaaccctatgaatgcaatgaatgtggtaaagcctttgcatgtcacaaaagttttcaaagtcataaaagaacacatactggagagaaaccctatgaatgtaatcaatgtaacAAAGCCTATGCATGTCAAAAAAGTCTTCAAATGCATAAGATAAcgcatactggagagaaaccctatgaatgtaatcagtgtgctAAAGCCTTTGCATATGTCAGTAGTCTACAAATGCatcaaagaacacatactggagagaaaccctatgaatgtaatcagtgtgctaaagcctttgcacaacacAGTCATCTACAAAGGCATAAACGAACACATACTAGAGAGAAAcactatgaatgtaatcagtgtggtaaagcctttacatgTATGAGTAATCTTAAAAATCATGAGAAAAAGTCATACTGCAAAGAAACCCTATAA
- the LOC102914316 gene encoding uncharacterized protein LOC102914316 isoform X5: MHQRTHIGEKPYECNQCGKAFAQHSTLKMHKRTHTGEKPYECNQCDKAFAQLSHLQMHQRTHTGEKPYECNQCGKAFAYVSNLQMHQRTHTGEKPYECTQCDKAFAQHSHLQMHQRTHTGEKPYECTQCDKAFARHSHLQRHKRTHTGEKPYECNQCGKAFVCHSHLQMHKRTHTGEKPYECTQCDKAFAQHSHLQRHKRIHTGEKPYECNQCGKAFVCYSHLQKHKRTHTGEKPHECNQCGKAFAQHSHLQMHKRTHNGEKPYECNECGKAFACHKSFQSHKRTHTGEKPYECNQCNKAYACQKSLQMHKITHTGEKPYECNQCAKAFAYVSSLQMHQRTHTGEKPYECNQCAKAFAQHSHLQRHKRTHTREKHYECNQCGKAFTCMSNLKNHEKKSYCKETL; the protein is encoded by the coding sequence ATGCATCAAAGAACACAtattggagagaaaccctatgaatgtaatcagtgtggtaaggCCTTTGCACAACACAGTACTcttaaaatgcataaaagaacgcatactggagagaaaccctatgaatgtaatcagtgtgataaagcctttgcacaactcagtcatcttcaaatgcatcaaaggacacatactggagagaaaccctatgaatgtaatcagtgtggtaaagcctttgcatatgtCAGTAATCTTCAAATGCatcaaagaacacatactggagagaaaccctatgaatgtactcagtgtgataaagcctttgcacaacacagtcatcttcaaatgcatcaaagaacacatactggagagaaaccctatgaatgtactcagtgtgataaagcctttgcacgacatagtcatcttcaaaggcataaaagaacacatactggagagaaaccctatgaatgtaatcagtgtggaaaagcctttgtatgtcacagtcatcttcaaatgcataaaagaacacatactggagaaaaaccctatgaatgtactcagtgtgataaagcctttgcacaacacagtcatcttcaaaggcataaacgaatacatactggagagaaaccttatgaatgtaatcagtgtggtaaagcctttgtatgtTATAGTCATCttcaaaagcataaaagaacacatactggagagaaaccccatgaatgtaatcagtgtggtaaagcctttgcacaacacagtcatcttcaaatgcataaaagaacacataatggagagaaaccctatgaatgcaatgaatgtggtaaagcctttgcatgtcacaaaagttttcaaagtcataaaagaacacatactggagagaaaccctatgaatgtaatcaatgtaacAAAGCCTATGCATGTCAAAAAAGTCTTCAAATGCATAAGATAAcgcatactggagagaaaccctatgaatgtaatcagtgtgctAAAGCCTTTGCATATGTCAGTAGTCTACAAATGCatcaaagaacacatactggagagaaaccctatgaatgtaatcagtgtgctaaagcctttgcacaacacAGTCATCTACAAAGGCATAAACGAACACATACTAGAGAGAAAcactatgaatgtaatcagtgtggtaaagcctttacatgTATGAGTAATCTTAAAAATCATGAGAAAAAGTCATACTGCAAAGAAACCCTATAA